A genomic window from Glycine soja cultivar W05 chromosome 10, ASM419377v2, whole genome shotgun sequence includes:
- the LOC114371721 gene encoding F-box/kelch-repeat protein At3g06240-like, which produces MKMKTTLPDELIVEILLRLPVRTLLRFKCVRKSWLFLISDPQFTKSHFDLAAAPTRRLLLRFSQNTAQFNSVDIEAPLHDHTPNVVFNIPPPSLFHEFGSWEFFVDVGSCRGFLLLRYRLLLGLPTFAIWNPSTGLFKRIKDMPTYPCLCGIGYDSSTDDYVIVNITLLSYTMIHCFSWRTNAWSCTKSTVQYALGMSSPHGCFINGALHWLVGGGYYDKPNVIIAYDVTERSLSDIVLPEDAPDRLYSLSVTRGCLCIFSTHRLPTMLEIDMWTLKEYKVQSSWTKSSFVLSRDYYDFSSIFFPIRFTRNDEIWLVDDDQTLVRFNDKGELLEHRVHGGMGSLVYRYWDFVTYRESLLPLPMQAIEDAEYMERDLIS; this is translated from the coding sequence atgaagatgaagaccaCTCTCCCTGACGAACTGATAGTAGAAATTCTGTTAAGATTGCCGGTAAGAACTCTATTGCGTTTCAAGTGTGTGCGCAAGTCATGGCTTTTTCTAATTTCCGATCCTCAATTTACCAAATCCCATTTTGACTTAGCGGCTGCACCCACACGCCGACTGCTTCTGAGATTCTCTCAGAATACTGCTCAATTTAATTCCGTGGACATAGAGGCACCACTTCACGATCATACTCCGAATGTGGTTTTCAATATTCCACCTCCTTCATTGTTTCATGAATTTGGATCCTGGGAATTTTTTGTTGATGTGGGTTCTTGCAGAGGATTTTTACTCTTAAGATATAGGCTCCTCCTTGGTTTGCCTACTTTTGCCATTTGGAATCCGTCAACTGGTCTCTTTAAACGAATTAAAGATATGCCGACGTATCCATGTCTATGTGGCATTGGGTATGACTCATCAACTGATGACTACGTGATAGTGAACATAACATTATTGAGCTACACGATGATCCATTGTTTCTCTTGGAGAACCAATGCATGGAGCTGCACTAAAAGTACTGTTCAATATGCTTTGGGGATGTCATCCCCCCACGGGTGTTTTATTAATGGAGCTCTTCATTGGTTGGTTGGTGGTGGTTACTATGATAAACCTAACGTTATTATTGCCTATGATGTAACGGAAAGGAGTTTATCAGATATTGTGCTGCCAGAGGATGCTCCAGATAGACTATATTCTTTAAGTGTCACGAGAGGATGTTTGTGCATTTTTTCCACACATCGGTTGCCAACCATGCTTGAGATTGATATGTGGACACTAAAGGAATACAAAGTGCAGTCATCCTGGACCAAGTCATCATTTGTTCTGTCTCGTGATTACTATGATTTTTcctccattttttttccaatacgcttcaccagaaatgaTGAAATTTGGTTAGTGGACGACGACCAAACATTGGTGAGATTTAATGACAAAGGGGAGCTGCTTGAACATCGTGTACATGGAGGGATGGGCAGCCTTGTTTATCGGTATTGGGATTTTGTTACGTATAGAGAGAGTTTGTTACCACTTCCCATGCAAGCAATCGAAGATGCAGAATACATGGAACGTGATTTGATTTCTTAG